A window from Mycobacterium saskatchewanense encodes these proteins:
- a CDS encoding mycofactocin-coupled SDR family oxidoreductase, which translates to MYGLDGKVAFITGAARGQGRAHAELLASAGVDIIGIDICAQLETVAYPMSTAADLGDTAALVEKQGRRMVALQADVRNAAEVRSAVQHGVAEFGRLDIVLANAGIMAHSLPPYANSEQAWKDSIDTMLTGVWNTLQATVPALIAGQRGGAIVITSSAAGLRAQTTERSGGADGYFAAKFGVVGLMKAYAGSLGEHNIRVNSLHPCGVKTPMVVNDFFPRWIDAHPKTATALVNALPAEMIETTDVSNAVLYLVSDAGRFVTGSTLTVDAGLTTVN; encoded by the coding sequence ATGTACGGGTTGGACGGCAAAGTCGCCTTCATTACCGGAGCGGCGCGAGGGCAGGGCCGCGCGCACGCAGAATTGCTGGCGAGCGCCGGCGTAGACATCATCGGAATCGACATCTGCGCACAGCTGGAGACGGTGGCTTACCCCATGTCCACGGCCGCAGACCTTGGCGACACGGCCGCCCTGGTCGAAAAGCAAGGCCGGCGCATGGTTGCCCTCCAGGCCGATGTCCGCAACGCTGCCGAAGTCCGTTCCGCCGTGCAGCACGGCGTGGCGGAATTCGGACGCCTCGACATCGTGCTGGCCAATGCGGGCATCATGGCACACAGCCTGCCGCCCTACGCCAATTCAGAACAGGCGTGGAAAGATTCGATCGACACGATGCTTACGGGCGTGTGGAATACGTTGCAGGCCACCGTGCCCGCGCTGATCGCGGGCCAACGCGGGGGCGCCATCGTCATCACCAGCTCGGCGGCGGGCTTACGCGCCCAAACCACGGAACGTTCGGGTGGAGCTGACGGCTATTTCGCTGCCAAGTTCGGCGTCGTCGGATTGATGAAAGCGTACGCGGGATCGCTTGGCGAACATAACATCCGCGTAAATTCACTGCACCCCTGTGGTGTGAAAACCCCCATGGTGGTCAACGACTTCTTCCCGCGCTGGATCGATGCACACCCCAAAACGGCCACCGCGCTTGTCAACGCATTGCCGGCCGAAATGATCGAGACCACAGATGTGTCCAACGCGGTGCTGTATCTGGTCTCGGACGCAGGCCGTTTCGTGACCGGTTCGACGCTTACCGTCGACGCGGGCTTGACCACCGTTAATTGA
- a CDS encoding aldehyde dehydrogenase family protein, with amino-acid sequence MTRTAARPQSYSLYINGRWVEGAATDPLVVLNPATGEPIAEVPNGTVADAQLAIQAARRAFDDGPWPRWSPRQRSTVLSRMAQRLRARYDDLVDLSIVEAGSTRTLAPSFQVGIPIERFTDVVERVLPRFDFETALLPLVTDSLGQGVVLREPAGVASLITAYNFPLFLNLSKIAPALAAGCTAVLKPSPYTPLEALILGEIAAEADLPEGVLNIVTGATDASHELTVNPMVDIVSFTGSVEVGRYVNRQAADTFKRVVLELGGKSANIICPDADLDRAAIDVVAGMTIHAGQGCSLLTRTLVHHSRHDELVERVTRTLGQLTVGDPADCATDMGPLIREAQRTKVEAMIARARDEGAEVAYGGGRPAHLDKGFYVEPTLLVNVDNRMNIARQEVFGPVGIVIPFDDDDHAVRLANDSDFGLGGGVWSADPVRAYTIARRLRTGTVSVNGGGGALHPDAPFGGYKHSGLGREWGGHGIAEFLEDKAVTWPVAGG; translated from the coding sequence ATGACCCGGACAGCGGCACGGCCACAAAGCTATAGCCTCTACATCAACGGTCGATGGGTCGAGGGCGCGGCCACCGATCCACTCGTCGTGCTCAACCCGGCAACCGGAGAGCCGATCGCCGAGGTACCGAACGGAACCGTCGCCGACGCCCAACTTGCGATCCAAGCAGCGCGGCGAGCCTTCGATGATGGGCCGTGGCCTCGGTGGTCGCCGCGACAGCGTTCGACAGTCTTGTCCCGGATGGCGCAACGGCTGCGGGCACGTTACGACGACCTGGTCGACCTGAGTATCGTCGAAGCTGGGTCCACCCGAACGCTGGCGCCTTCCTTCCAGGTTGGCATCCCGATCGAGCGATTTACCGATGTTGTCGAGCGCGTACTGCCAAGGTTCGACTTCGAGACGGCATTGCTTCCCCTGGTTACCGATTCGCTAGGGCAAGGTGTGGTGCTGCGCGAACCCGCCGGAGTTGCCAGTTTGATTACGGCGTACAACTTTCCGCTGTTCCTCAACCTGTCCAAGATAGCGCCGGCGCTAGCTGCCGGTTGCACTGCAGTGCTCAAGCCTTCGCCTTACACACCTTTGGAGGCATTGATCCTCGGAGAGATCGCCGCTGAAGCCGACCTTCCCGAGGGTGTGCTCAATATCGTCACCGGGGCCACTGACGCCAGCCACGAACTCACCGTCAACCCCATGGTTGACATCGTGTCCTTCACAGGCTCGGTCGAGGTGGGGCGCTACGTCAACCGGCAGGCCGCCGACACCTTCAAAAGAGTGGTGCTCGAACTCGGCGGCAAATCGGCAAACATCATCTGCCCTGACGCCGACCTAGACCGCGCAGCCATTGACGTGGTCGCCGGAATGACAATCCATGCCGGTCAGGGCTGTTCACTGCTGACTCGCACGCTCGTGCACCATTCCCGCCATGACGAGCTGGTCGAGCGTGTGACCCGCACGCTCGGTCAGCTCACCGTGGGCGACCCAGCCGACTGCGCCACCGACATGGGGCCTTTGATCAGGGAGGCGCAGCGCACCAAAGTAGAAGCGATGATCGCGCGCGCTCGCGACGAGGGAGCCGAGGTCGCCTATGGGGGCGGGAGACCCGCCCATTTGGACAAGGGGTTCTATGTCGAACCGACGTTGCTCGTCAATGTAGACAACAGGATGAACATCGCACGCCAGGAAGTATTTGGGCCCGTTGGCATCGTCATTCCCTTCGACGACGACGATCACGCCGTCCGACTCGCCAACGACAGTGACTTCGGACTCGGCGGCGGCGTATGGTCTGCCGACCCGGTTCGCGCATACACCATCGCTCGACGACTACGTACCGGCACGGTAAGCGTCAACGGCGGTGGGGGAGCGTTACATCCAGACGCGCCGTTCGGTGGCTACAAACACAGTGGCTTGGGACGCGAATGGGGAGGGCATGGCATTGCGGAGTTCCTTGAAGACAAGGCCGTGACGTGGCCGGTGGCCGGCGGATGA
- a CDS encoding MlaE family ABC transporter permease gives MGKPVRALGGFFLLSFETLTVMWRRPFAWRELLLQSWFVARVSLLPTLLLAIPFTVLAVFTFNYLLMEFGAADYSGVGAGEGTVTQIGPIVTVLVVSGAGATAMCADLGARTIREELDALRVMGINPIQSLVVPRVLAAMVVAVLLSSLVIWVGIGGGFYFSVFFQNVSPGAFVSSLTLVTGISKVIVAWIKAALFGLAAGLIACYKGVTVGPGPAAVGNAVNETVVYTFVALFAINIIATAVSVSTVGAIG, from the coding sequence ATGGGCAAACCTGTACGGGCGCTGGGCGGTTTCTTCCTTCTGTCCTTCGAAACCCTGACCGTCATGTGGCGCCGACCATTCGCATGGCGGGAGCTATTGCTTCAATCATGGTTTGTAGCGAGGGTTTCCCTTCTGCCAACGTTGCTACTTGCCATCCCGTTCACTGTCCTGGCCGTCTTCACGTTCAACTACCTTCTCATGGAGTTCGGTGCTGCCGACTACTCCGGTGTCGGGGCAGGGGAGGGTACGGTCACCCAGATCGGGCCGATCGTCACCGTGCTGGTGGTCTCGGGTGCAGGTGCGACCGCCATGTGCGCCGACTTGGGTGCTCGCACGATCCGGGAGGAACTCGATGCTCTTCGGGTAATGGGCATCAACCCCATCCAGTCTCTGGTGGTGCCACGCGTGCTTGCCGCGATGGTGGTCGCAGTGCTGCTTTCCTCGCTGGTCATCTGGGTTGGCATAGGTGGCGGCTTCTATTTCTCCGTCTTCTTCCAGAATGTCAGTCCAGGAGCGTTCGTTTCCTCGCTGACCTTGGTCACCGGGATCAGCAAGGTGATCGTCGCCTGGATCAAGGCGGCTCTATTTGGTCTGGCGGCCGGACTGATTGCCTGCTACAAGGGTGTCACCGTGGGTCCGGGACCGGCCGCAGTCGGCAATGCCGTGAACGAAACAGTGGTCTACACCTTCGTGGCCCTGTTCGCGATCAACATCATCGCCACAGCGGTGAGCGTGTCGACCGTGGGAGCGATCGGTTGA
- a CDS encoding ABC transporter permease, with product MGQTVRNLVREAERVGEQTRFYGRTIASVGDALGHYKIETLRLIAQMGLGTGALAIIGGSVVIVGFLTMMTGALVAVQGYNQLAATSVEALTGFSSAFFNVRLISPLTAAVALAATIGAGATAQLGAMRINEEIDALEVMGIRSVAYLASTRVVAGVVVVIPLYCVAMVMSFLAARFGTTAIYGQSTGVYDHYFNTFLIPVDLIWSFLQAVAIAVVIMLIHTYYGYTASGGPAGVGEAVGRAVRASLVVSAAVILFASLAIYGRTGNFNMSG from the coding sequence ATGGGCCAAACGGTGCGCAATTTGGTCCGGGAAGCCGAACGTGTCGGCGAACAGACGAGGTTCTATGGCCGCACTATAGCCTCAGTCGGTGACGCCCTCGGTCATTACAAGATCGAGACGCTGCGATTGATAGCCCAAATGGGTTTGGGTACAGGTGCATTGGCGATCATCGGTGGGTCGGTGGTGATTGTCGGCTTTCTGACGATGATGACCGGCGCCCTTGTCGCCGTCCAGGGCTATAACCAGCTGGCGGCGACCAGCGTCGAGGCGCTAACCGGGTTCTCCTCGGCATTCTTCAACGTGCGCCTGATCTCGCCGTTGACAGCAGCAGTGGCATTGGCAGCCACCATCGGTGCCGGCGCCACTGCGCAACTGGGCGCGATGCGCATCAATGAGGAAATCGATGCTCTGGAAGTGATGGGTATCCGCTCGGTTGCCTACCTTGCATCGACTCGCGTCGTTGCCGGCGTCGTCGTCGTCATACCCCTGTACTGCGTGGCGATGGTAATGTCTTTTCTGGCAGCACGATTCGGTACCACCGCGATCTACGGGCAGTCGACCGGCGTGTATGACCACTACTTCAATACGTTCCTGATACCGGTTGACCTAATCTGGTCGTTCCTGCAAGCCGTAGCAATAGCCGTAGTGATCATGCTGATCCACACCTACTACGGCTACACCGCTTCCGGCGGGCCCGCCGGGGTGGGGGAAGCCGTCGGGCGAGCGGTACGTGCTTCGCTGGTGGTCTCTGCGGCCGTCATCTTGTTTGCGTCCCTCGCGATCTAC